The following coding sequences lie in one Zingiber officinale cultivar Zhangliang chromosome 2B, Zo_v1.1, whole genome shotgun sequence genomic window:
- the LOC122048200 gene encoding leucine-rich repeat extensin-like protein 3, with the protein MAFRSPPPPPARQPPTSPPPTPRQSPPPPTPIVNPPPPPAPTPKLPPPPPNVKPPPPPAPTPMLPPPPPIVQPPPSPPPPRSPPPPPSVKPPPPPQPSPPPPPSVKPPPPPTPKLPPPPQRIPPPPPSVKPPPPPQRIPPPPPSVKPPPPPTPKLPPPPAPVAPLVPPPPPPGPNHTVVIVVVATLGGLVLLGFLAAAVFCFLQKRKKKQKAAAREGLAADVEGHVHGQQLHERFKKGAASSFGKAARSSSRATGYALFVDEYALQE; encoded by the exons ATGGCCTTCCGATCTCCTCCTCCGCCCCCCGCAAGGCAACCACCCACGTCACCTCCTCCCACACCACGTCAAAGTCCCCCGCCTCCCACTCCCATCGTGAACCCACCGCCGCCTCCGGCTCCCACTCCCAAACTGCCACCGCCGCCTCCGAATGTAAAGCCACCGCCACCTCCCGCTCCCACTCCCATGCTGCCACCGCCGCCTCCGATTGTACAGCCCCCGCCATCGCCACCTCCACCACGAAGCCCCCCGCCGCCTCCTAGTGTAAAGCCACCACCGCCGCCACAACCAAGCCCCCCGCCGCCTCCTAGTGTTAAGCCACCGCCACCTCCCACTCCCAAACTGCCACCGCCGCCACAACGAATCCCCCCGCCGCCTCCTAGTGTAAAGCCACCACCGCCGCCACAACGAATCCCCCCGCCGCCTCCTAGTGTTAAGCCACCGCCACCTCCCACTCCCAAACTGCCACCGCCGCCGGCTCCAGTTGCACCGCTAGTTCCGCCGCCGCCACCGCCGGGCCCAAACCACACCGTGGTCATCGTGGTGGTAGCCACCCTCGGCGGCCTTGTCCTCCTCGGTTTCCTTGCGGCGGCCGTGTTCTGTTTCCTacagaagagaaagaagaagcagaaggcgGCAGCGAGAGAAGGGCTGGCGGCGGACGTGGAGGGTCATGTGCACGGGCAGCAGTTACACGAAAGGTTCAAGAAGGGGGCGGCGTCCTCCTTCGGTAAAGCTGCACGCAGTTCCAGCCGGGCGACCG GGTATGCTTTGTTTGTGGACGaatatgccttgcaggaatgA